ACGCCCCGTAAAAGTTGTAGCTGCCACCAATCATCATAGTTAGGTGCACATCAAAATTTATAGGTCAGTAGTGGCAACAAATTGCACAGGCATTCCAATGcccgatgccgatgcctgactgcctgactgcctgcccAAATCAATGGTGATTCCCAAGCCCCATCTGAGATGCCctccatcttcatcttcgtagcctctggctctggctgctgtCTCTCCTTCTGCTGCATCTAATAAGGCTTGACCAGTTCTCCCTTGTCCATGTCAACGATGACTGGTGGTTCCCCCGAATGCCCCCctccacccaaaaaaaaaaagaagaaacaaaacgATGGCTAAACCAAACAACCAAACACTGACCCACTCAACAATGGTACTCCGATATTATGGTACTGAAAGTCacagtctccgtctccgtctccatctctgtTTTAGATGCGACTCCCAGTTGCTCCCTAgagctgggtgctgggtgctcgGATCTGGGATCTTTCTCCCAGCCTTATGACAATCGATTTGCAATGGAAAGCCAATGCCTGGAGGCGCTCCATTTATAACAAGTGGCCGGCTTTTGGCCAACTATCCAAGTCAGTTGGCTCCACTCCGCTCTGGTTGGTCCTATGATGGTCCCTCTGTAACTCTGAACTTTTTGTTGCAGCTCTttccctgcctcctgccgcctgcctcctgccagcgatgttgctgttgctgttgtcattGTCGTTGTCATCGCTtgcttgctgcctgcctctcgTTGTGGCTGGCGATAGTTTGAGAGTCAAGTTGTTCCAATAATTCCGCATTTGACATTCAACCGGGGGTTTTACCCGAGGTTCtacttgtgtttttttgtgtgttttcgtcTGTCCGAaacggttgttgtttttgctgtgtGTTGCTGTAGgatgtctctgtctcttggtCTCTTGGTCTTTTGGTCTCCTGGTCTCTTGGCCCATTGTCTTGGGAAATATTGTATGTATCTTCCAGATACATTGACAGGCCTTCGCCTTTTACCTTTACCTTTTCCTTTCCCGTTTTTCTTTTACtatttccccatttcccatttcccctttcccctttcgAACATTTGTGGTCAATCGCTAATTAAGCCAAAGAATGGTCTATCTTTTGACTGCTGATGGGAGATTGAAAGAGATCTCTACGGATCTCAATGATCTCTCTGAAGGGAATTGTAGGGATCTTATAGGATTCCTTTGGGAATTGTTTCTCTTGAAAAGATCTGTGGGATGCAATGATTTGTAAACTAATTACAGGGTGCAATCTTTAGTCTGTATCCTAGAGATGTTTATATTTCAATATCCTTCCCCTCCAACAAAACTTTCAACACGATCTTAGGGAATTCCTTAACGTTCATTGAAGTTGGGGAAATGTTATTCACACAATGATCCTTTGCTTGCAATGATCTTTAGCCTAATGTCTGAACTAGATTTTCCTTCTGTAGATCTTCTAGAGATCTTAGAGCTTATTGAAATTATGAAGGACATGAAGCCCTTTGAAAGATCCTTGGCTTGTAATGATCCCTAACTTAATTTCAGGAGTAGCTATTTATTCCCATCTGCTATCTAGATCCCACAGTAAGGTCCTATGCTACAGGTATATGTAGATCTCATAAAGCCTTAACCTCGATAAAGATTCTTACCTTATTATCCTTGTTGTTCACCGCTGATCCCAGCTTCTGTTGGTAGTACTCCTCGCGTGCATTCGTGCTGAGGCTGTCGATGAGGGCCGAAGCATTCACATGGCCATCGTAGACCAGGCTATCCTGCTGCTGGGTGCTGTATGTGGAGGCAGCTgcggctcctcctgctgctgctgcagaggatgaggctgctgctgctgccgctgccgctgccaaagGAATGTTGGCCTGTGGAGTCCGTGTGTACAGCTGTTCGATGGGCAGGCCGGGATTCGCTGAGTTTGTGGTGGCCGATGGGAGGGCagaggatgatgatggggcCAAGGATGATGCACCAATCGAAGGCGTCACCTTCGTCTGCAGGGGCTTCgtctgctgtttctgctggtAGGCAGCGTTGGTTGagagcttctgcttctgtgtgGTGCTTCCGCTTGGGGGCTTGGAGGCAGCCGCCGCACTGGCCGCAGCCGCACTGTTGCTGCTCGGACGCTGGGCGCCGCGCTTGAGGGCCGTCGTGACCTTGTGGCCGAAGGGTCGCTTGGTGGCCTGGCGGTGCTTCAGCTTGCCCATCGTCGTGAGGGTGCGCTGCTGGCTGCCCGCATTCGtggctgtggtggtggtgctgctgctgctgctgggatcCGCATCTGCAGCCGTGATGGCTgcaatgttgttgttggagcGGGCAGCCACGAACTGATCGTCCGGATCGGTGGCATCGGTGAGGGCCTCGTCGCTGGTTGTGGATGCTGCCGCCTGGTCCTCCTCCTGGGACTGGGAGTCGTCTGTCTCCTGGCTCATCTCTGGCTGGGTCGTGAGATTCGCAGAGGTCGTCTCACccgtctcctcctcttcgttgTGGTCACTGGTGCCTGTCCCTGCCGACTCTTGGCTGAAGTCCGTGGTGGTGGGCAGGTCCTTCATGAGGGTCGTCTGCTGCGTGACGGCTGCCTGCAACGCGGCCTGCTCGTTCATcgtgtgctgcagctctagGAGCGTCGTCTCATCGAGGAGCAGGGTCGGGTCTGTTTCTGTCTCCGTGGAGCCAGTGGGTGGCAGGGTGCTCTGTTCCTCCGCCTGTTCTTGCtccgtttccgcttccgtttgttgctgttgggtcgtggaggtgctgctgctgctggtgctggtgctggtgcttctGGTGGAGGTGGCCTCCTGCTGGCTGAACTGCTGCTCCTCGATGTCCAGCGACTCCTTGAGTCGCGCCACCCGCTCAACGATCCTGGCCAGCATATCCTTCTGCTGCTCGGGCAGGTTCTTGgtgtccagctccagcagacGGTCGTACTTCCGGATGTTCCGCTTCACCGTCTCAATGTCCGCCCGAGTTTTGGCTGAGGGGGGGCTGGGCTTGGTCttgggctcctcctcctggaaGTAGGCGCGTGCCCTGCGATTGCTGTAGCCCACCAGCTCGATGACACCGGGATAATCGGAAGCGGAGGCGGACGTAGCCACAACGAGGACCAGAGCCACCAGAGCCAGGGAGCAGCTCCAGGCGGTGCCACTACTCAGAACcattttggaaaaaaaaaaatcacttaGCACTTGGTTTCTATATTCtattctcctttttttgtgttgtggtttacttttgttgtttgcactCGCGAATCACGTATTTTTCGTGTATTTCTCGTATTTCCTCCCCCTCTTTAATCTGCTGTCTCTCGTCCCTCGTCTATCTTCTGTAGCGGATTAATGTCAACTAACTGTAACTCTGACGCTTTGACAGCTCTCTCGGAAAACACGCTCTGCTCTCTCTTAAAAAAAAAGGCGAACCGCGAATCCAGTAATCAGGAGGAATGGAGTGGGGGAATCTTCTGCCACTTGATGCTGCTTTGGGGATAGTTTTCTATGCGTCTCGGTGTCGGTCTTCGGGCCACGATCCGCAGACGACTAATGTCGGATTACAAATGTTCCAGGCCGCTGGACTGCAGCGTCTTTTAAAAATTTTCAAAGCGGAAAACGCATCGCGTCAGAGTCGCGCAAAGAGAAGACTTTTCTCCCATGGCCCCCAACCCCCCTACCACCCGGTCACGGCCACAAGTTGTTCTTTCACCAAGTTCATGGCTTAGACCGGTTTGAAGCCAACATGTTGCATGCCGCCGCGATAGCAATCGCAGAGAGTCTCgcaaccacacacacagagagagagagagagagaaagagagtgggagagcgcTTTCTTTCTAGTAAATGTTGCTGAGCTTCAAGCAGATGTTCCCAAGCAACAAGCACATGCTCCTAAGCTTCCATCAAATGTTGCGAAACTTGTATGTTCAAATGTTCCCAAGCTTTGATCAAATGTTGCAAAGGTTCCACTGACAAATGATCCTTGCCACCGCCTCTGGGGGGCATGGATTTAATTGCATGGCCCGGCACACGCCTTCCTCTAAGAATAACCATCCAGCATGAGCATGAGCATATAGTATCTCCCTCCGATCGCTGCCATCTACGGTATATATTCCCCATTCAATTAGTCATtccacaaacgcacacactcGGAGGCACCTCTGTTTTGGCCTGGTTCTTCTATGTGGCtctctgtttcggtttctgctGTTCGGCTGTTCGACTGCTTTCGCTTCAATGTCAACTCAGAGGCTCGTTTAGCCTGTCATCGATTTAGTAGACGACTGGTAGAACCAGACACCATAGAACCATAGAGCCGCTCCTCAACACCTCTCCCGAACACACGGCAGCACCGGAACCTCCGTTCTGGCATGGATCCCAGATCTCAGATCTGAAAATTCTACTCTTTTTTCCCTCGTCTgttctggtctggtctggtctggacTTGTCTGCTGTGTGATGTACAATTTAGTTAAATGCTTTCGTATTAAACATAATTTGTCGCGGCCTTCTTAATTGTAGATTGGGAAATAGCTATGTTGTCTTCTCTTTtcgttctctctttctttctctacCTTTctccagtgccactgccattgccatctCCATATCCAAATCCATGTGATCTATAGTCCAGAACGTGCCCTGATCCAATAATGAACTCCagattcatttccatttcaggGTGTTCTCATATTTGTACTCTAATTCATCAACTGGGGTATGCTGGCACTTTAATGTGGTTTGTGGTGTGTTGATAGGGAAAAGAATTGAAACTGGATGAATTTCCACCTCTCAAATATGCTTAAACTATCATTAATATTCCACATATATGATAACCCTACACTTAATTGTTCTAATAAATTAATTCACAGCCCACTTTCCCAATCTTCCAATCCAACTTCCATCCATTCCTCGTTATCATTCTGTAGAGTATTTATGCATTCATTCATCATACTATTACTAGAGAGTCTGGAGTCTAGTCTAGTGCTCGTCCGTCTATTGCCTGGGAACTGCAATAAAACAATCACAAATAAGTTATAAGAAAACGAACCTCAACCAgggaccagagaccagagacccaaCCAAAGTGGAGCTCAGGCCGGAGCTCCGTTCCGTTTGGAGCTCTGGAACTGTGCAGTAGCAGGGCTGCAGCTTCCCCATTTTTCACGTAGCCGCGCAATGAAAGAAAACCGAgcgttaattaaaaaaatagcCATAGATCAATGCACCTGATAGATGCGGGAAATgtttgttctgctgctgctgcttctgtgtatgttgcagtggcagtggcagtggcagtgttgCTCTTGCCGTTGGCTGCTGTTCCCCCGTCCAAGGTTGGGAGGCTTGCCTCTGCGGAAATTTGCCAGCGGCAAATGTGGTATAATTTGTGAGAAAAAGGCTTGGTTCCTTAGCCCTATTTAgagccccatgccccatgcctcatACACACCTGGTACGAGTAATAGACGTAAAGAAAGAGAGCCTCAAGCGATCCTCAGAAGAAATATCGTTTATTACGAATCcgaagggagagagagagaggaaggtTGACAAGGCTCCAGGCGCTTCCTTCATTAGCATCGACGGGGGAAAAACCCGTCTCTggggctctgtctctgtctctgactctgtgtctgtctctgactCCGAAGCATTTAGTTTGGGGGCTCTCTGACACACATAAGGCGTTTACAATCATTATGGGATAAATGCCGCAGCAGTTGTAGTAACTCCTCCTGCCGCATGTTGcagtgccactgctgccacagtaacagcaacagccagagccacatccacagcagTGAGTGGGTGAGCGCTGCAGTTGCGTGGTTGCAATGCAACTTTCTTCTCGTCTCTTATCTTTTATGcatatgcagcagcagcagcagcagcagcagcaacgcaaTGGCGGCGTCTGCATTCTTTGCTAGCCATAAAATATGCGACCAACCGACGATCATCcaagtgcaactgcaacaagaGGCTgctacagcagcaacagccgccacTCTTGAACTTTACTGAGCGATGAAAatgctctggctttggctcttgCCCTTTCTCCCGGCTGCTTTTCCCCCATCGTCCCCATCTTCTGCTGTTTAGCATGAGCCTGGGCTCTCTGAAAGACAGGGCTTAAATGGGAAGGGGGAggaggtgaggtgaggtgagaCCATGACTTCGAGAGGGAGTTGGGCCTAAATGAGGGAGTGAGACGCAGACGCTGCCGCacgatgttgctgctgctgctgctgctcaagTGCCAATAGCAATCTTCTTTGTAGAAATACCCTTTCAGAGGCTAACAGGACTTCAAAGCAATATTTGCCAGGCAGAAAAGGAAGCAACTGCCAAGGGGACCTGCGATTTTCCAGGGTGCCATCAGAGTCGGACTCAAAGAAAGCCTCGCTTTCCTCTTTTTGTGGCTGCTtttctttctgctgctgctgctgctgccgctgttgtttATTTCCCCCCGGTTTGATCTTTTGGTCTTTGGCGGTAATTTTTCCTGTGCaactttttccttttggccaaGAAGAGACTTTATTGGCTTTCGGTTCGGCGGTTCGGTGTTCGGATCGGCCTTTGCCTTTCGTTTGCTTCTTGCCCAATGTTTTATCTGCAGAAGTTTTGtcttcatttttattttaatagtGATCTTGATACTGCTCCACCGCCTCGCCTCCATTGCAGAGTcctccgctctccactctggaGAGGGTCTCGCGGTATCGCCGTCTTTATCACATAATGATTTCAAATGGTgcgaaattaatttgaattattaCTGTTATTAGCTGTTATTTCCAGTGtaatggccatggccatgatCGCTGGCCCAACAAACTACAGTTATGGGAAGGTGCAAGAGATGGATCTGTAGATGAAAGTTGCCtccgagtggctgctggtggtggtgctgctgcctctcctTCATGGCTAATGCACTCCCCAGAGAAATGCCAACAAATTCAGTGATAAGCAATGCAAATGGGATGCTGCAACATGACTCGGTCGGGCCTTCAATTACCAATTGTTTTAGACCGTTTAAATGACAGCCACAGCagacagcacacagcacacagcacaagAGCATAGAGGCATTTTtgcctctctctgtggctctctgtggccacatttaaatttattaaaactGCACCAAGTTCTAACGGACAACGGACAAACGCTTGGAATGTGCAacatgttgttgctgccacagccacagccactgccattgcccaTTGCCTCTCTTGTATGTGGAAGCTGTTGGTTGTTCCATGACCAAAGTGATCTTACATCTTGTGGCATCTGGGAAGCAGGAGCATTTCCACTGGcgcttggctcttggctcttggcacTTTGCTCTGGCTTGGCCATTTGCAATTTCCATCATTTTGCATGCAATTTAATGCCATTTGTCATTTGCTTAATTGTGTCCaggctctctgtgtgtttctctGCATTTCCTGCCTGACTCCAtcgatccatccatccatccatccgacCATCTATGgatacatccatccatccgtccatgCTGCTACGCTGCCATTCGCTGGCTGTCCGTTCTCCCAGTTCCCAGTTCCTGCCGTCTGCTGCCATACCGTTTCTAATTGTGGCCAGGCACGCAGTGATTACACTGACAGAAACGACATGTTTCGGAGAAATCTCGAAGAATTATGGCGAACGATGATGTGCGAAAAGGACAACAAAATATGCATCTATTTTTAAAGATAGTTCAATCGTGTATCCATTATTAGAACAGTCTTTAAAGAAGCCTACTCGAAAATATATCCATAAATCGATATCAATCTGAATTCTCCCATAGAAATCTTTagattttaaatgaattcttcAAGTTTCTATTCGGGGATGCCTTGGGGTTCCTTTTTTCAAGATCCTACTTTCAGGCTACCCAAATTCTTCGAATTTCTTGCAGTGTTTTTCGTTGGATTGCTGCAATCAATGGCTCAGTCTCTGGCTCCGACTTGGGGCCCATTTAGTTTCAATTAATCAAGTTGTCGCTGCACGCGTCTATTAGCTGTTTATGACACAACTGTGGTCAAGTCCATGGCTTTTGAGCAGCAGTGCCACCAGTGCCAGtaggggcagcggcagtggcagtggcagttgcagttgcagtttcaGAGAGTccaaaccagagccagaggcgcCTTGGGGTGTTCGCTTGGCGCTCATTAGCGGCGCCCCCATAGATGCAACAGCTCCTGCACCAACTCCCCATCCTCCCAGTGCTGTTTCTCCTCCTGCATAatctccacctcctcctccccgtAGTGCCATTctggtgctcctcctcctgcctccttCTCGTGCGCGTTCATATGTTATTAAATATACTTGTGGCAGATTGCCGCTACTGCCTGGCGGTGCTCTTGACTGTTGTGCACTTTTGCACTTCCATTTCTTCGACTTGGACTTAAGTATTTGATACCCTGCGTTCTGCAGAGGGTGTTTCAGTTAACCAGAAGGGATCTGAAACTCTATTCTTTCTAAGAGTACTTTCTGTTTGAAACTTAACAAAGAACCTTCTTCTATGATATGTACACCTCCAGCAGTATAGATGGAGAAATCTCTTAGATTGTTTGACCATATCCTGTAGCTTCTATAAGGGAAATCCAACGCAAAAGGGTATTTAAACCTTTGGCTTTTCCTTGGCAAACTCTTTCCCGGCTCTGgtggtttcttttttggttaGTCGCTAGGTTTCGTAATGGGCTTTAAGTTCTTTAATGTTCCACTTTGGGTTTATGTTGGCACCAGGTACCGTTGCATATCGTAATAgtcgtgtgtgcgtgtctgtgtatgtgtgtgccgaaggtttttctcctctttttttttattttggttaaGGATTGCGCCATTTTTTGCACCCAGCTGTCACACGGAGGTTCGTTGACTcccgtagtcgtagtcgtagtggcagtggcagtggcagtggcagcatggAATCCCAGTTGGTGTTGAAACAATCATGTCCGACAGACCAACCAGTCGGCTGGCCATTGCATTGCATAATCTCTTTCTTGGCCATAAGAGAGCAGTCGTCAGTCGACGGTAgacggcagccggcagccggcGGACGGGAGGAGGTAGAACCGCAGACGGATGGGTTGGGAATGGTAATTACCATTGTCTgctaaattgattttgaaatGCTCAAGTCGGCAATTTTCGGTGGCTCTTCTCAGGATGTGAAGATGTTAGATCTTGGCCAAAGGTAGGGCCTTTGCTGGGGTACATTTTGTGGGTCAAAAGTGGGCTAAAATACCAGATGGAAGGCAGTTCTTTCTCTGGCTCAAATGATCTTTAAACTGTTTGGCTTAAGAGATGCCAAGTACTTAAGCTattcgaatggaatggaatatgATCTTTGTGGGAAGTCTGAGTGAGAGATCAGTGGTCTTCTATTTTATCAATCATTCAGGGTTTGCAGGAAGTTCTATTCGAGGATATAAACTGATCAAATTTATGATCTACTTTACTTGAAAGAGTTTTCCATGCACCGATCCATGATCCTATCATTTCCCATGCATACAAATATCATAGATCGTTCCGTGAGAGAAGCTCTTTAAAGGTAATCTGTAGATCTCTTGAAGAATCCTCACAAATAGGTATCATTAATGGATATCCCTGAGAGGATCTCTCTGTATCTCCTCTCTGAGAGAAATCTGTTCTTAATCTTCAGTGAATTCGTTAAGTCCACAAATGAAAGCTATTACAAGAAAATCTTATGCGCGGCTCCTCTGGTTCTCGGTTCTTTGTTCTCTCTGGCAACCTGTTCGGCCTCCTCATATTTATTTCACTTATTTCCCGATTATGAATACCGCGGATACTGCAATTTTCCTGCCCATGTGAAAGCGGGCACTGGCCAAACAAGAATCTATCTCTGGATACTCCCCTACTCCCATATGCATGCACATTAGATAAGCCAGAAGATGGGGATACAGAGATGCAGTGGGGCAGAGGGGCGGAGGGGCGGAGGGGCGGAGATGCAGTGGGGCAGTGGCAAGAACCAGTCTGATGTTATATCGGAAGAGGGATGCACACACGGACGCTCTCTGGAGCGGACACCCCCCACGAACTAATTGCCGCTCATTTCCATTTATCGCGATACGCGTCCCATCCCGTCCTCTCGCGTTCCGTCCCCTTCGAATGAGTTACGAGGCAACACTGGCGGtggaaacaaattaaaatcgTGGCAAATGCTGCGCATTGGGGCAGCCTCTCTCTCGCCACTCGTCTCTCCCCTCACCTTTTTTCGCATTAACCCAAGCAATAATCTCCGCAGTACGGGGACAGGAActactgtgactgtgactatgactgggactgggactgggggaATCGCGTGTCTCTGCAAGGTCTTTCTTCCACTCTCTGCCTGCCACTTGTTGCAACGCGTTGcgccaaatgcaattaaatctGTGTCGCCTcctgactgctgctgctgctgc
The sequence above is a segment of the Drosophila pseudoobscura strain MV-25-SWS-2005 chromosome X, UCI_Dpse_MV25, whole genome shotgun sequence genome. Coding sequences within it:
- the dsx-c73A gene encoding uncharacterized protein PB18E9.04c produces the protein MVLSSGTAWSCSLALVALVLVVATSASASDYPGVIELVGYSNRRARAYFQEEEPKTKPSPPSAKTRADIETVKRNIRKYDRLLELDTKNLPEQQKDMLARIVERVARLKESLDIEEQQFSQQEATSTRSTSTSTSSSSTSTTQQQQTEAETEQEQAEEQSTLPPTGSTETETDPTLLLDETTLLELQHTMNEQAALQAAVTQQTTLMKDLPTTTDFSQESAGTGTSDHNEEEETGETTSANLTTQPEMSQETDDSQSQEEDQAAASTTSDEALTDATDPDDQFVAARSNNNIAAITAADADPSSSSSTTTTATNAGSQQRTLTTMGKLKHRQATKRPFGHKVTTALKRGAQRPSSNSAAAASAAAASKPPSGSTTQKQKLSTNAAYQQKQQTKPLQTKVTPSIGASSLAPSSSSALPSATTNSANPGLPIEQLYTRTPQANIPLAAAAAAAAASSSAAAAGGAAAASTYSTQQQDSLVYDGHVNASALIDSLSTNAREEYYQQKLGSAVNNKDNKKTATAKPTKYHYYPHNQHIYLLPECAIQQVCNAVYVRLNYTQPLCACPSRYRDPCSASLNEDDQHTTKLVGDNKKKAITLAKTCEATTEMRECRSPKDWSLLALQNTRTGKSHYLVICRCPDHFKMEGPMAHDQPTYASVPGIRVFGMMCVKPGYSIRKPSSQPPKRYQLQKPFYRPSVGGSSSIGGQKDSYGRPIYGSGSSGSSSSGGSPISSNYQPQDQQSFQNGGPSSSYQYLNRPESTHSTHSSHSSSSANFRPDQFSINNFPGSNYGRNNERRGDLAPIEAIGSGTGAGTGTEEQPGSSTPASEEARTTLQAQEQQQQLEQELEQESEPAAASPVTTLPEPALEGSTRIRRSLADTMDLDLEPEFPWDRVVEFQQSIVWD